In a single window of the Arachis hypogaea cultivar Tifrunner chromosome 6, arahy.Tifrunner.gnm2.J5K5, whole genome shotgun sequence genome:
- the LOC112695635 gene encoding uncharacterized protein isoform X2: MPDLISHTSVGVASFFSGTKEGDIRCFHASPEVWARRGDEAFGLKAPKKEKYVRKEGRNQPPVEARYVPRNVKAPKSNPDKTVEVFEGMTLVELAKRTGKSVSSLQDILTNVGEKVESEFEPLSMDTAELAAMEVGVNVKRLHSAEGTEIVPRPPVVTVMGHVDHGKTSLLDALRQTSVAAREAGGITQHLGAFVVVMPSGASITFLDTPGHAAFSAMRARGAAVTDIVVLVVAADDGVMPQTLEAMSHAKAANVPIVVAINKCDKPGANPEKVKLQLASEGLMLEEMGGDIQVIEVSALQKTGLDNLEEALLLQAEMMDLKARIDGPAQAYVVEARLDKGRGPLITTIVKAGTLTCGQYVVVGSEWGRIRAIKDMVGRLTQRATPAMPVEIEGLRGLPMAGDDVIVVHSEERARMLSSGRTRKSEEDRLRRKLNEGIPSTLESSEEVPQRVEMPIIVKADVQGTVQAVTDALRTLNSSQVLVNVVHVGVGPISQSDVDLAQACGACIVGFNIKSPPTALSQAATRASIKLILHRVIYHLLEDIGNLIVEKAPGTFETQVAGQAEVLNIFEVKGSKSKGPDVKIAGCRVVEGFVVRTGTMRLLRSGEVVFEGNCASLKREKQDVDTVKKGNECGLVISDWYDFQIGDVIQCLEQVVRKPKFIKSESGAVRIEC, encoded by the exons ATGCCAG ACCTCATCAGCCACACATCTGTGGGAGTGGCTAGTTTTTTCAGTGGGACTAAAGAAGGTGATATACG GTGCTTCCATGCTAGTCCGGAAGTTTGGGCAAGAAGAGGTGATGAGGCATTTGGGTTGAAGGCCCCAAAGAAGGAGAAGTATGTAAGAAAGGAAGGTAGGAACCAGCCACCTGTTGAAGCTCGATATGTCCCTCGTAATGTCAAAGCACCCAAATCTAATCCTGATAAAACAGTAGAAGTATTTGAAGGCATGACCCTTGTTGAACTGGCAAAGCGTACTGGAAAATCAGTATCTTCTTTGCAGGATATCCTCACAAATGTTGGTGAAAAGGTTGAATCAGAGTTTGAACCTCTCAGCATGGATACTGCAGAGCTTGCTGCAATG GAAGTTGGGGTCAACGTTAAGAGGTTACATTCAGCTGAGGGTACTGAAATTGTACCACGCCCTCCAGTTGTAACAGTGATGGGCCATGTTGATCATGGTAAAACTTCTCTTCTCGATGCCTTGCGACAAACATCAGTGGCAGCCAGAGAGGCTGGTGGCATAACTCAACATCTTGGTGCTTTTGTGGTGGTCATGCCATCTGGAGCATCAATCACATTCCTTGACACCCCTGGTCATGCTGCATTTAGTGCAATGCGAGCAAGAGGTGCAGCAGTCACAGATATAGTAGTGCTAGTTGTTGCTGCAGATGATGGAGTGATGCCCCAAACACTCGAAGCCATGTCCCATGCAAAAGCAGCTAATGTACCAATTGTTGTTGCAATTAATAAATGTGATAAACCAGGTGCAAATCCTGAGAAAGTAAAACTGCAGCTTGCTTCAGAGGGCTTGATGTTGGAGGAGATGGGTGGTGACATTCAGGTCATTGAAGTTTCAGCACTTCAAAAAACTGGACTGGATAACCTAGAGGAAGCTTTACTCCTTCAAGCCGAAATGATGGATCTGAAGGCACGAATTGATGGGCCTGCTCAAGCTTATGTGGTAGAAGCAAGGCTTGACAAAGGGCGCGGTCCATTGATAACTACCATAGTTAAAGCAGGGACCTTAACTTGTGGTCAGTATGTGGTTGTAGGCTCAGAGTGGGGAAGAATAAGAGCTATTAAAGACATGGTGGGAAGGTTAACTCAACGAGCAACACCTGCAATGCCTGTTGAAATTGAAGGGCTTCGAGGGTTGCCAATGGCTGGTGATGATGTTATTGTTGTTCATTCTGAGGAGCGAGCCAGAATGCTTAGTTCTGGTAGGACAAGGAAATCTGAGGAGGATAGACTTAGGAGGAAGTTGAATGAGGGCATCCCATCTACGTTGGAGTCATCAGAGGAGGTTCCGCAGAGGGTTGAGATGCCAATAATAGTAAAGGCAGATGTTCAGGGAACTGTTCAAGCTGTCACAGATGCATTGAGAACTTTAAATAGTTCTCAG GTTCTGGTGAATGTTGTTCATGTTGGTGTTGGGCCCATCTCTCAATCTGATGTGGACTTAGCACAAGCTTGTGGTGCGTGCATAGTCGGATTCAATATCAAGAGTCCACCCACTGCTCTTAGTCAGGCAGCAACTCGTGCCAGTATCAAG TTGATTCTGCACCGTGTTATTTACCACCTTTTGGAGGACATAGGAAATTTGATAGTAGAGAAGGCCCCTGGTACTTTTGAGACCCAGGTAGCTGGGCAGGCAGAGGTGCTGAACATCTTTGAAGTGAAAGGGAGCAAGTCAAAGGGACCTGATGTTAAGATAGCCGGTTGTCGGGTTGTCGAAGGTTTTGTGGTGAGGACAGGAACCATGAGGCTCCTGAGAAGCGGGGAAGTGGTGTTCGAAGGAAATTGTGCATCTCTTAAGCGGGAGAAGCAGGATGTGGATACTGTGAAGAAGGGTAATGAGTGTGGATTAGTTATCAGTGATTGGTATGATTTCCAGATTGGAGATGTTATTCAGTGCTTGGAACAGGTCGTCAGGAAGCCCAAGTTCATTAAGTCAGAGAGTGGTGCTGTTCGAATTGAGTGCTGA
- the LOC112695635 gene encoding uncharacterized protein isoform X1, which translates to MAWLGLGKKRIYMNISRALNTSSFRRVAGSSSGSIYTAQSVNASARCMPDLISHTSVGVASFFSGTKEGDIRCFHASPEVWARRGDEAFGLKAPKKEKYVRKEGRNQPPVEARYVPRNVKAPKSNPDKTVEVFEGMTLVELAKRTGKSVSSLQDILTNVGEKVESEFEPLSMDTAELAAMEVGVNVKRLHSAEGTEIVPRPPVVTVMGHVDHGKTSLLDALRQTSVAAREAGGITQHLGAFVVVMPSGASITFLDTPGHAAFSAMRARGAAVTDIVVLVVAADDGVMPQTLEAMSHAKAANVPIVVAINKCDKPGANPEKVKLQLASEGLMLEEMGGDIQVIEVSALQKTGLDNLEEALLLQAEMMDLKARIDGPAQAYVVEARLDKGRGPLITTIVKAGTLTCGQYVVVGSEWGRIRAIKDMVGRLTQRATPAMPVEIEGLRGLPMAGDDVIVVHSEERARMLSSGRTRKSEEDRLRRKLNEGIPSTLESSEEVPQRVEMPIIVKADVQGTVQAVTDALRTLNSSQVLVNVVHVGVGPISQSDVDLAQACGACIVGFNIKSPPTALSQAATRASIKLILHRVIYHLLEDIGNLIVEKAPGTFETQVAGQAEVLNIFEVKGSKSKGPDVKIAGCRVVEGFVVRTGTMRLLRSGEVVFEGNCASLKREKQDVDTVKKGNECGLVISDWYDFQIGDVIQCLEQVVRKPKFIKSESGAVRIEC; encoded by the exons ATGGCGTGGCTGGGGCTTGGAAAGAAG AGAATTTATATGAATATTTCTAGAGCTTTGAATACATCTTCATTTAGGCGTGTGGCAGGGTCAAGCAGTGGATCTATTTATACTGCACAATCTGTTAATGCATCAGCAAGATGCATGCCAG ACCTCATCAGCCACACATCTGTGGGAGTGGCTAGTTTTTTCAGTGGGACTAAAGAAGGTGATATACG GTGCTTCCATGCTAGTCCGGAAGTTTGGGCAAGAAGAGGTGATGAGGCATTTGGGTTGAAGGCCCCAAAGAAGGAGAAGTATGTAAGAAAGGAAGGTAGGAACCAGCCACCTGTTGAAGCTCGATATGTCCCTCGTAATGTCAAAGCACCCAAATCTAATCCTGATAAAACAGTAGAAGTATTTGAAGGCATGACCCTTGTTGAACTGGCAAAGCGTACTGGAAAATCAGTATCTTCTTTGCAGGATATCCTCACAAATGTTGGTGAAAAGGTTGAATCAGAGTTTGAACCTCTCAGCATGGATACTGCAGAGCTTGCTGCAATG GAAGTTGGGGTCAACGTTAAGAGGTTACATTCAGCTGAGGGTACTGAAATTGTACCACGCCCTCCAGTTGTAACAGTGATGGGCCATGTTGATCATGGTAAAACTTCTCTTCTCGATGCCTTGCGACAAACATCAGTGGCAGCCAGAGAGGCTGGTGGCATAACTCAACATCTTGGTGCTTTTGTGGTGGTCATGCCATCTGGAGCATCAATCACATTCCTTGACACCCCTGGTCATGCTGCATTTAGTGCAATGCGAGCAAGAGGTGCAGCAGTCACAGATATAGTAGTGCTAGTTGTTGCTGCAGATGATGGAGTGATGCCCCAAACACTCGAAGCCATGTCCCATGCAAAAGCAGCTAATGTACCAATTGTTGTTGCAATTAATAAATGTGATAAACCAGGTGCAAATCCTGAGAAAGTAAAACTGCAGCTTGCTTCAGAGGGCTTGATGTTGGAGGAGATGGGTGGTGACATTCAGGTCATTGAAGTTTCAGCACTTCAAAAAACTGGACTGGATAACCTAGAGGAAGCTTTACTCCTTCAAGCCGAAATGATGGATCTGAAGGCACGAATTGATGGGCCTGCTCAAGCTTATGTGGTAGAAGCAAGGCTTGACAAAGGGCGCGGTCCATTGATAACTACCATAGTTAAAGCAGGGACCTTAACTTGTGGTCAGTATGTGGTTGTAGGCTCAGAGTGGGGAAGAATAAGAGCTATTAAAGACATGGTGGGAAGGTTAACTCAACGAGCAACACCTGCAATGCCTGTTGAAATTGAAGGGCTTCGAGGGTTGCCAATGGCTGGTGATGATGTTATTGTTGTTCATTCTGAGGAGCGAGCCAGAATGCTTAGTTCTGGTAGGACAAGGAAATCTGAGGAGGATAGACTTAGGAGGAAGTTGAATGAGGGCATCCCATCTACGTTGGAGTCATCAGAGGAGGTTCCGCAGAGGGTTGAGATGCCAATAATAGTAAAGGCAGATGTTCAGGGAACTGTTCAAGCTGTCACAGATGCATTGAGAACTTTAAATAGTTCTCAG GTTCTGGTGAATGTTGTTCATGTTGGTGTTGGGCCCATCTCTCAATCTGATGTGGACTTAGCACAAGCTTGTGGTGCGTGCATAGTCGGATTCAATATCAAGAGTCCACCCACTGCTCTTAGTCAGGCAGCAACTCGTGCCAGTATCAAG TTGATTCTGCACCGTGTTATTTACCACCTTTTGGAGGACATAGGAAATTTGATAGTAGAGAAGGCCCCTGGTACTTTTGAGACCCAGGTAGCTGGGCAGGCAGAGGTGCTGAACATCTTTGAAGTGAAAGGGAGCAAGTCAAAGGGACCTGATGTTAAGATAGCCGGTTGTCGGGTTGTCGAAGGTTTTGTGGTGAGGACAGGAACCATGAGGCTCCTGAGAAGCGGGGAAGTGGTGTTCGAAGGAAATTGTGCATCTCTTAAGCGGGAGAAGCAGGATGTGGATACTGTGAAGAAGGGTAATGAGTGTGGATTAGTTATCAGTGATTGGTATGATTTCCAGATTGGAGATGTTATTCAGTGCTTGGAACAGGTCGTCAGGAAGCCCAAGTTCATTAAGTCAGAGAGTGGTGCTGTTCGAATTGAGTGCTGA
- the LOC112695635 gene encoding uncharacterized protein isoform X3, translating to MAWLGLGKKRIYMNISRALNTSSFRRVAGSSSGSIYTAQSVNASARCMPDLISHTSVGVASFFSGTKEGDIRCFHASPEVWARRGDEAFGLKAPKKEKYVRKEGRNQPPVEARYVPRNVKAPKSNPDKTVEVFEGMTLVELAKRTGKSVSSLQDILTNVGEKVESEFEPLSMDTAELAAMEVGVNVKRLHSAEGTEIVPRPPVVTVMGHVDHGKTSLLDALRQTSVAAREAGGITQHLGAFVVVMPSGASITFLDTPGHAAFSAMRARGAAVTDIVVLVVAADDGVMPQTLEAMSHAKAANVPIVVAINKCDKPGANPEKVKLQLASEGLMLEEMGGDIQVIEVSALQKTGLDNLEEALLLQAEMMDLKARIDGPAQAYVVEARLDKGRGPLITTIVKAGTLTCGQYVVVGSEWGRIRAIKDMVGRLTQRATPAMPVEIEGLRGLPMAGDDVIVVHSEERARMLSSGRTRKSEEDRLRRKLNEGIPSTLESSEEVPQRVEMPIIVKADVQGTVQAVTDALRTLNSSQVLVNVVHVGVGPISQSDVDLAQACGACIVGFNIKSPPTALSQAATRASIKFGLIAVDSAPCYLPPFGGHRKFDSREGPWYF from the exons ATGGCGTGGCTGGGGCTTGGAAAGAAG AGAATTTATATGAATATTTCTAGAGCTTTGAATACATCTTCATTTAGGCGTGTGGCAGGGTCAAGCAGTGGATCTATTTATACTGCACAATCTGTTAATGCATCAGCAAGATGCATGCCAG ACCTCATCAGCCACACATCTGTGGGAGTGGCTAGTTTTTTCAGTGGGACTAAAGAAGGTGATATACG GTGCTTCCATGCTAGTCCGGAAGTTTGGGCAAGAAGAGGTGATGAGGCATTTGGGTTGAAGGCCCCAAAGAAGGAGAAGTATGTAAGAAAGGAAGGTAGGAACCAGCCACCTGTTGAAGCTCGATATGTCCCTCGTAATGTCAAAGCACCCAAATCTAATCCTGATAAAACAGTAGAAGTATTTGAAGGCATGACCCTTGTTGAACTGGCAAAGCGTACTGGAAAATCAGTATCTTCTTTGCAGGATATCCTCACAAATGTTGGTGAAAAGGTTGAATCAGAGTTTGAACCTCTCAGCATGGATACTGCAGAGCTTGCTGCAATG GAAGTTGGGGTCAACGTTAAGAGGTTACATTCAGCTGAGGGTACTGAAATTGTACCACGCCCTCCAGTTGTAACAGTGATGGGCCATGTTGATCATGGTAAAACTTCTCTTCTCGATGCCTTGCGACAAACATCAGTGGCAGCCAGAGAGGCTGGTGGCATAACTCAACATCTTGGTGCTTTTGTGGTGGTCATGCCATCTGGAGCATCAATCACATTCCTTGACACCCCTGGTCATGCTGCATTTAGTGCAATGCGAGCAAGAGGTGCAGCAGTCACAGATATAGTAGTGCTAGTTGTTGCTGCAGATGATGGAGTGATGCCCCAAACACTCGAAGCCATGTCCCATGCAAAAGCAGCTAATGTACCAATTGTTGTTGCAATTAATAAATGTGATAAACCAGGTGCAAATCCTGAGAAAGTAAAACTGCAGCTTGCTTCAGAGGGCTTGATGTTGGAGGAGATGGGTGGTGACATTCAGGTCATTGAAGTTTCAGCACTTCAAAAAACTGGACTGGATAACCTAGAGGAAGCTTTACTCCTTCAAGCCGAAATGATGGATCTGAAGGCACGAATTGATGGGCCTGCTCAAGCTTATGTGGTAGAAGCAAGGCTTGACAAAGGGCGCGGTCCATTGATAACTACCATAGTTAAAGCAGGGACCTTAACTTGTGGTCAGTATGTGGTTGTAGGCTCAGAGTGGGGAAGAATAAGAGCTATTAAAGACATGGTGGGAAGGTTAACTCAACGAGCAACACCTGCAATGCCTGTTGAAATTGAAGGGCTTCGAGGGTTGCCAATGGCTGGTGATGATGTTATTGTTGTTCATTCTGAGGAGCGAGCCAGAATGCTTAGTTCTGGTAGGACAAGGAAATCTGAGGAGGATAGACTTAGGAGGAAGTTGAATGAGGGCATCCCATCTACGTTGGAGTCATCAGAGGAGGTTCCGCAGAGGGTTGAGATGCCAATAATAGTAAAGGCAGATGTTCAGGGAACTGTTCAAGCTGTCACAGATGCATTGAGAACTTTAAATAGTTCTCAG GTTCTGGTGAATGTTGTTCATGTTGGTGTTGGGCCCATCTCTCAATCTGATGTGGACTTAGCACAAGCTTGTGGTGCGTGCATAGTCGGATTCAATATCAAGAGTCCACCCACTGCTCTTAGTCAGGCAGCAACTCGTGCCAGTATCAAG TTTGGCTTAATTGCAGTTGATTCTGCACCGTGTTATTTACCACCTTTTGGAGGACATAGGAAATTTGATAGTAGAGAAGGCCCCTGGTACTTTTGA